The window ACGGCAAGACCGCGCTGCCGATGGCGACCTCGCAGGACCACAAGCGCGTCGGCGATGGCGACACCGGCCCCAACACCGGTGGCATGGGCGCGTACTCGCCCGCGCCCGTCGTCACGCCCGAAGTCCACGCGCGGGTGATGCGCGAGGTGGTGAACCCCACCGTAGCCGGCATGATCGCCGACGGCGTGCCGTTCACCGGCTTCCTCTACGCCGGCCTGATGATCGACGCCAGCGGCGCGCCGAAGGTGATCGAATTCAACGTGCGTTTCGGCGATCCCGAAACCCAGCCGGTGATGCTGCGCCTGCAATCCGACCTGGTCGAACTCGTCGAAGCCGCCATCGACGGCAAGCTCGACGGCATCGACGCGCAGTGGGATCCGCGTCCGTCGCTGGGCGTGGTGATGGCGGCCAGGCCCTACCCGGACACGCCGATCACCGGCGACGTCATTTCCGGCCTCGATGCGGTTTCCGCGAATGCCAAGGTGTTCCACGCCGGCACCACGCTGGATGCGGATGGCCACACCGTCAGCGCCGGCGGCCGCGTGCTGTGCGTGACCGCGCTGGGCGACTCCGTGCGCGACGCGCAGCGCAATGCCTACGCCGGCGTCGATGCGATCACGTGGGCCAACGAGTTCCATCGCAGCGACATCGGCTGGCGCGCGATCGCGCGGGAACACCCCGCCCCGTAGTGCCGAGCTTGCTCGGCTGGCGCGCGATCATCCGCGAGCAGTAACCGTCATTCCCGCGAAGGCGGGCCGCTTGTGACAGACGAATGTCTGTCCAATCCGGTTTTTGCTTTTTGCCATTCCGGAACCGCATCAAGCCACGTCAAATGCTAGATTCCCGCCTTCGCGGGAATAACGAGCAAATCACTCAGGGCAACGCATCCAGCGCCGCCAGCACCTCGTCCGCCAGCAGCGGTTGCGCCTCCGCCACCGGGTGCAGGTTGTCGGCCTGGAACCAGTTGCGCTCCACGCCGAGCGGCGCAAGGAAATGCGGGATCAGGCCGGTGTCCAGGCGCTGCGCGATCAGCGCATAGCTACGCTGGAAATCGCGGGCGTAGACGCCGAAGTTCGGCGGCAGCTGCAGGCCGATCAGCAGCACGCGCGCGCCGGCCGCCTTGGCGCTGCCGATCATCCACCCCAGGTTCGCGCCCATCTGTTTCAGCGGCAGCCCGCGCAGGCCATCGTTGGCGCCAAGTTCGATCACCACGATATCCGGCCTCACGCGTTTGAGCTCGTCGGCGATGCGGCTGCGCCCGCCGGCGCTGGTTTCGCCGGAGATACTGGCGTTGTGGAAGCCGTACTTGTCCGACTTCGCATCGGCCAGCGCTACCCAGCCCTGCTCCGGGCGCAAGCCGTAGGCGGCGGACAGCGAGTCGCCCATGACCAGTACTTTCCGCTCACGCGCAATTGCGTCGGGAGCCGCTAGCATCGCCAGCATGGAACACACGCCCAGCACCCACGCCCGCCATCTTGCCGCCATCGATGCACCGTCCGATCCGAAACCGAACGCAGACGCTAGCACGCCGCAACGCGGCAGCCTGCGAACGCGCGGCGTCGGCAAGACCGTGCCGCTGCCCGACGCGCCGCTGACCATCCTCGACGGCATCGACCTGGACATCGCGCCGGGCGAGCGCGTGGCCATCGTCGGCGCATCGGGCTCGGGCAAGACCACGCTGCTGTCGCTGCTGGCCGGGCTGGATCTGCCCAGCCGCGGCGAGGTGTGGCTGGACGGCACACCGATACACGCGGCCAGCGAGGACGCGCGCGCCGCCGTGCGCGCCGAGGCGGTGGGCTTCGTTTTCCAGAACTTCCAACTGATGCCGGCGATGAGCGCGCTCGACAACGTGGCGCTGCCGCTGGAGCTGCGCGGCAAATCCGGCAGCGACGCCGCGCGCGACCTGCTGCAGCGCGTGGGCCTGGGCGAACGCCTGCACCATCTGCCGCGCCAGCTCTCCGGCGGCGAGCAGCAGCGCGTCGCCATCGCCCGCGCCTTCGTCGCGCGGCCGTGCATCCTGTTCGCCGACGAACCCACCGGCAACCTCGACCGCCGCACCGGGCTTGCCATCGAAGACCTGCTGTTCGACATGGACGCCGCGCGCGCCGCGACCGTGGTGATCGTGACGCACGACGAGCGCCTGGCCGCGCGCTGCGACCGCCAGCTGCGGCTGGACGCCGGACGCCTGCTGCCGTGACCGCGACCGGGCTGTGGAAGCTGGCCGCGCGACAGGCGTGGCAGGGCTGGCGCAACGGCGAGTTCGGCGTGCTGCTGGCCGCGCTGTTCGTGGCGGTGGTGGCCTTGGCCGGCGTGGGAAGCATCGCGCAACGCACCACCGACGCGCTGGCCGAACAGAGCCGGCGTCTGGTCGGCGGCGATGCGGCCTTCAGCCGCGACAGCGGCGACGTGGAAGCCGCTGCGGACGATGCGCGCAAACTCGCGCTGCGCTTCTATCGCAGCGTCGAGCTGTCCAGCATGGTCGGCACCGCGCATGGCGCGCCGCAGCTCGGCACGCTGAAGGCGCTGTCGGACGATGCGCCGCTGCTCGGGCCGTACACGGTGCGCACCGCGCGCGGCACGGAAAAACGCGCGCGCCCCGATGCAGGCACGCTGTGGTTGAGCGCCAGCGGCGCGCAGCGATTGCAGGCGAAGCTCGGCGAAACGATCATGGTCGGCGGCCGCCCGCTGACGCTGGCCGGCGTCGTGGTCGAGGAACCGGATCGCCCGCTCAACGGCGTGGAACTCGGCCCGCGCGTGATCCTGCCGCTGGCCGAAGTCGAAGCCGGCGGCCTGCTTGGCCCCGGCGCGCGCGCATCAAAGCGGATCGCGGTGGCCGGCGCGCCGGCCGCGATCAAGACCTGGGTGCAGCAGCGAGAAGCCGATCCTTCACCGGGCGCGCGGGTCGAGACCGGCGATGACATCAGCCCGCAGTTGCGCAACGCGCTGGATCGGGCGCGGCGCTTCCTGTCGGTGTCGCTGGTGCTGACCGCCGCACTGGCCGCCGTCGCCATCGGCATGGCCGCGCGCCAGCATGCAGAGCGGCATCGCGGCATCGCCGCCACCTTCCGCGCGCTCGGGGCGCAGCAGCGCGACATCGCCGGCCTGTACGTCGGCACGCTGGCGATCCTTGGCGGTATCGCCATCCTCGCCGCGCTGCTGGCGGCGCTGGTACTGCAGCAGATCGCCGGCCTCTGGATCGCGCGCGAACTCGGTACATCGCTGCCGGCGGCGACGCCGTGGCCGCTGCTGCAGGGCGCATTGGTCGGTGCCTGGATCCTGCTCACCTTCGCACTGCCGCCGCTGCTGGCACTGCGCCGGGTCAGCGCGCTCGCCGTACTGCGGCAGGACCTGCGCACGCCGTCGCCGCCGGCCCTGCTGCTGTTCGCGCTGGCATTGGCCGGCATGCTGGCGATGTTCTGGCAGGCGGCCGGCAGCGCCACCGCTGCGACGGTGCTGCTGGGCGGCCTGCTGGCCACGGTCTTGGTGCTGGGCATCGCCGGCTGGCTGCTGGCGGCGCTGGTCGCGCGGCTGGGACGCGGCGGCAGCGGCATCGTCCGCTATGCGCTGTTGAACCTGTCGCGCCGCCGCCGGCTGACCATCGCGCAGGTGGTCGCGC is drawn from Thermomonas brevis and contains these coding sequences:
- the purD gene encoding phosphoribosylamine--glycine ligase; this translates as MKLLVIGSGGREHALAWKLAQSPRVSEVIVAPGNAGTAREAKCRNAAVKVTDIDGLLKLAQDEGVALTVVGPEVPLVAGVVDRFRAAGLRIFGPTAAAAQLEGSKAFAKDFLARHGIPTAFYAVHSDVDAALAYVREKGAPIVIKADGLAAGKGVIVAMTLAEAETAVRDMLAGNAFGDAGARVVIEEFLDGEEASFISMVDGKTALPMATSQDHKRVGDGDTGPNTGGMGAYSPAPVVTPEVHARVMREVVNPTVAGMIADGVPFTGFLYAGLMIDASGAPKVIEFNVRFGDPETQPVMLRLQSDLVELVEAAIDGKLDGIDAQWDPRPSLGVVMAARPYPDTPITGDVISGLDAVSANAKVFHAGTTLDADGHTVSAGGRVLCVTALGDSVRDAQRNAYAGVDAITWANEFHRSDIGWRAIAREHPAP
- a CDS encoding ABC transporter permease produces the protein MTATGLWKLAARQAWQGWRNGEFGVLLAALFVAVVALAGVGSIAQRTTDALAEQSRRLVGGDAAFSRDSGDVEAAADDARKLALRFYRSVELSSMVGTAHGAPQLGTLKALSDDAPLLGPYTVRTARGTEKRARPDAGTLWLSASGAQRLQAKLGETIMVGGRPLTLAGVVVEEPDRPLNGVELGPRVILPLAEVEAGGLLGPGARASKRIAVAGAPAAIKTWVQQREADPSPGARVETGDDISPQLRNALDRARRFLSVSLVLTAALAAVAIGMAARQHAERHRGIAATFRALGAQQRDIAGLYVGTLAILGGIAILAALLAALVLQQIAGLWIARELGTSLPAATPWPLLQGALVGAWILLTFALPPLLALRRVSALAVLRQDLRTPSPPALLLFALALAGMLAMFWQAAGSATAATVLLGGLLATVLVLGIAGWLLAALVARLGRGGSGIVRYALLNLSRRRRLTIAQVVALGTSLMALLLLLLVRTDVWEQWQATVRGDAPNRFVINVQQEQRPTFDAVLQRLGFQTAELSPMIRARYVGISATQRGRPEPSGRGGRLMDREFNLSTADALPNGNTLKAGRFWNPATAHQEFSVERKFADQLHWQLGDMLAFDVAGQRIEGTITSLRDVRWESFTPNFFVLASPDLARNLPGTYITAVRVPRGDATLATALSREIPNANVIDIDAVTGEIQRIGDQAAMVIQVVFWFAFLSGCLVFVAAVTATRAERATELGVLRTLGASTAQLRRSQLVEFGAIGAIAGSVAAVAAAGIGTAFAQRVLDLPPTWSVSTLATGAIVGTLAAMLAGWLSMRRHLRATVRSTLSAAH
- a CDS encoding arylesterase is translated as MGDSLSAAYGLRPEQGWVALADAKSDKYGFHNASISGETSAGGRSRIADELKRVRPDIVVIELGANDGLRGLPLKQMGANLGWMIGSAKAAGARVLLIGLQLPPNFGVYARDFQRSYALIAQRLDTGLIPHFLAPLGVERNWFQADNLHPVAEAQPLLADEVLAALDALP
- a CDS encoding ABC transporter ATP-binding protein, with translation MEHTPSTHARHLAAIDAPSDPKPNADASTPQRGSLRTRGVGKTVPLPDAPLTILDGIDLDIAPGERVAIVGASGSGKTTLLSLLAGLDLPSRGEVWLDGTPIHAASEDARAAVRAEAVGFVFQNFQLMPAMSALDNVALPLELRGKSGSDAARDLLQRVGLGERLHHLPRQLSGGEQQRVAIARAFVARPCILFADEPTGNLDRRTGLAIEDLLFDMDAARAATVVIVTHDERLAARCDRQLRLDAGRLLP